In Candidatus Chromulinivoraceae bacterium, the following proteins share a genomic window:
- a CDS encoding methionine adenosyltransferase domain-containing protein: protein MSVLYRTAESVSPKHPDKLCDQISDAILDAHLEEDPQARVAVDVAGGHGYVFVTGEVTSGAQNVDVESIVKRIAGDVTVYKHITHQSKEIAQGVDVGGAGDQGIMIGYATDETPELLPLEVILSRRLNEHLYKRWPHDGKTQVTLQDDVIMSVVASFQHAPSVELNKEVRSWLAQYKTSDDVILYCNPSGDWDQGGFDADAGLTGRKLIVDNYGPRISIGGGAFSGKDASKVDRSAAYMARKIAVDYLNNRQAHEVFVRLAYAIGVAEPLEASVIIDGKHEVVEGYDLTPHGIIASLDLLRPQYEKTARYGHFGHGFSWDK, encoded by the coding sequence ATGTCTGTACTATATCGAACGGCCGAGAGTGTATCGCCAAAACACCCGGATAAACTATGTGATCAAATTTCAGATGCAATTTTAGATGCGCATCTCGAAGAGGATCCACAAGCACGCGTGGCGGTTGATGTGGCGGGGGGTCACGGTTACGTATTTGTAACGGGTGAGGTGACCAGCGGTGCACAGAACGTTGATGTTGAGTCGATCGTAAAGCGCATCGCAGGTGACGTAACTGTGTATAAACATATTACTCACCAAAGTAAAGAAATTGCTCAAGGTGTTGATGTGGGTGGTGCGGGTGACCAGGGTATTATGATTGGCTATGCGACGGATGAGACGCCAGAGCTGCTACCACTTGAGGTTATTTTATCGCGCCGACTGAATGAACACCTATACAAACGTTGGCCACATGATGGTAAAACGCAGGTTACCTTACAAGACGATGTCATTATGTCGGTTGTTGCAAGTTTTCAACATGCGCCAAGTGTTGAGCTCAATAAAGAAGTCCGATCGTGGCTCGCGCAGTATAAAACGAGTGACGATGTTATCTTGTATTGCAACCCGAGTGGCGATTGGGATCAAGGTGGTTTTGATGCCGATGCCGGCCTTACGGGGCGTAAGCTGATTGTTGATAATTATGGTCCGCGGATTTCAATTGGTGGCGGTGCATTTAGTGGTAAGGACGCAAGTAAGGTAGATAGAAGCGCGGCGTATATGGCGCGAAAAATTGCTGTTGATTATCTGAATAATCGACAGGCACATGAGGTTTTTGTTCGACTTGCTTATGCGATAGGTGTTGCAGAGCCACTCGAAGCCAGCGTTATTATCGATGGTAAACATGAGGTGGTAGAAGGTTATGATCTTACACCGCACGGTATCATCGCATCACTTGATTTACTACGTCCTCAGTATGAAAAAACGGCACGGTATGGTCACTTTGGTCATGGCTTTAGTTGGGATAAATAA
- a CDS encoding Kiwa anti-phage protein KwaB-like domain-containing protein, with protein MENETREPTDIFLWANNTDGVKKDLDVEFFLFNKNYTPYSTHFGSDLNAQIKPLFLFDLINFVNMGAGTGLTVRDFELSDGEENTLLRTDLEKVGRAETLLHLIENERHDIVEFSQEEHEFKRIKGIVARFTHKDDPKKAFYVTKAISQGQVLNGATSWEFRDGKFGAFQADVGLKMPDDNQVLIIDKDIFVFNQAKFEKLFNYEYKKQALADQKVEEIEKQYKLSFPDGLDLQTLVRERKKIVNKLQKMEIGSVTQEQAVEYADGMQLELMTDDAGAIIIMDGNDLDMFVNLINEDYITSEITGKRYEIKSKKLLDEPDGEPPRG; from the coding sequence ATGGAAAACGAAACCCGCGAACCGACCGATATTTTTCTATGGGCAAATAATACTGATGGCGTTAAAAAAGACCTAGATGTTGAATTCTTTTTGTTTAACAAAAACTACACGCCCTATAGTACGCATTTTGGCAGCGACCTAAATGCACAGATTAAACCGCTTTTTTTGTTTGATCTTATTAATTTTGTTAACATGGGTGCTGGAACGGGTTTGACTGTTCGTGATTTTGAGTTGAGTGATGGCGAAGAGAACACATTGTTACGGACCGATCTTGAAAAAGTAGGGCGTGCCGAAACTCTATTGCATCTTATTGAGAACGAACGCCACGATATCGTGGAATTTAGTCAAGAAGAACATGAGTTCAAACGTATTAAAGGTATCGTGGCTAGGTTTACGCATAAGGACGATCCTAAAAAGGCTTTTTATGTCACGAAAGCAATCTCGCAGGGGCAGGTACTTAACGGCGCAACGAGTTGGGAATTCCGTGACGGCAAATTTGGCGCGTTTCAAGCTGATGTCGGTTTGAAAATGCCAGACGACAACCAGGTGCTTATCATTGATAAAGATATCTTTGTCTTCAACCAAGCAAAGTTTGAAAAGCTATTTAATTACGAATATAAGAAACAGGCTCTTGCTGATCAAAAGGTTGAGGAGATCGAAAAGCAGTATAAGTTAAGTTTTCCTGACGGGCTTGATCTACAGACGCTTGTGCGTGAACGCAAGAAAATTGTAAATAAATTACAAAAAATGGAGATCGGTAGCGTCACGCAAGAGCAGGCGGTTGAATATGCGGACGGCATGCAGCTAGAGCTTATGACTGATGATGCTGGCGCTATCATTATTATGGACGGCAATGATTTGGATATGTTTGTAAATCTTATTAACGAAGACTACATAACTAGTGAGATTACTGGGAAGCGCTATGAAATTAAAAGTAAGAAACTGCTCGACGAACCAGATGGTGAACCTCCACGCGGGTAG
- a CDS encoding prephenate dehydratase domain-containing protein, whose translation MRVAIQGEAGSFHDEAAHKWFGSSTQILPAETFADVFEALKNGQADYAVVAVSNSTFGPIEESNDLVAAHSYPQIGRIDLPIAQQLIGLPGTQLNDIKTVYSHPVALPQCSNFLAAHLPDAKLISYHDTAASVRLVQQINDPTCAAIAGRQAARLYNLSILAADIENDKANTTSFVVLSAT comes from the coding sequence ATGCGCGTTGCTATTCAGGGAGAAGCTGGTTCGTTTCATGACGAAGCAGCCCACAAATGGTTTGGGTCTTCTACTCAGATCTTACCGGCAGAAACATTTGCCGATGTCTTTGAAGCCCTAAAAAATGGCCAAGCTGATTATGCGGTTGTGGCCGTCTCCAACTCGACTTTTGGACCTATCGAAGAATCAAATGATCTTGTTGCAGCACATTCTTACCCACAAATCGGTAGGATAGATCTCCCGATCGCCCAGCAACTCATAGGATTGCCCGGTACTCAGTTGAATGATATCAAAACCGTTTATTCACACCCAGTTGCCCTACCCCAATGTAGCAATTTTCTTGCAGCCCATCTTCCTGATGCAAAACTCATCTCTTATCACGACACGGCCGCTAGTGTCAGACTTGTACAACAGATTAATGACCCCACATGCGCAGCTATTGCTGGACGCCAGGCAGCTAGGTTATATAATCTCTCGATTCTGGCTGCAGATATTGAAAACGACAAAGCCAATACTACAAGCTTTGTCGTTCTATCAGCAACTTAA
- a CDS encoding type II secretion system protein — protein sequence MKKTTSGFTIVELLIVIVVIGILSAIILVTYNGAQSRARNADRYSQVKTWQKLFELYKATYGTYPQVANGNYCLGTNFPTGSDGQNRCRDSAMTDPNYSYLESANTALMTEIRKVGTVPTNYPSRINGDLVGPYVNYWGTGMSITQVFEGGPSNCPPGLGYSWDDGHGTLLCYISLGS from the coding sequence ATGAAGAAAACCACAAGCGGTTTTACTATAGTCGAACTCCTTATTGTTATTGTTGTCATTGGTATTTTGTCAGCTATAATACTCGTGACCTACAACGGAGCACAGTCACGTGCTCGCAATGCGGACCGCTATTCTCAGGTAAAGACATGGCAAAAACTGTTTGAATTATATAAAGCGACATATGGTACCTATCCACAAGTTGCGAATGGTAATTACTGCCTCGGAACCAACTTTCCAACTGGCTCTGATGGTCAAAACCGTTGTCGCGATTCTGCGATGACCGATCCAAATTACTCATACCTTGAGTCTGCAAATACTGCCTTAATGACAGAGATCAGAAAGGTTGGGACGGTTCCTACTAATTATCCTTCGCGCATCAACGGCGATTTGGTCGGACCGTACGTCAACTATTGGGGCACTGGTATGTCCATTACGCAGGTTTTCGAGGGAGGTCCAAGCAATTGCCCGCCCGGTCTGGGCTACTCGTGGGACGATGGTCACGGCACGCTACTCTGTTATATAAGCCTCGGCAGTTAA
- a CDS encoding PIF1 family ATP-dependent DNA helicase encodes MNQGLALEIMLSGESVLLTGPAGAGKTFVLNQFIRLAKAEGKHVSVTATTGLAATHLGGTTIHSWAGIGVSDYLPQGFAEHLSKGRFEIIEKTDVLIIDEISMLHDYRLDMIDEACRLVRRKDVPFGGIQLIMSGDFFQLPPINRGDSRAGGFVVHSNVWRELDPTVCYLQEQHRQDDEMLLEILNALRDGDIRRHHAEKLLARVDQQPPEDAQLTELHTVNIDVDRINEARLDELPGDELFYTETTTGSDNYVENLQRSVLAPEVLRLKQGALVIAVKNASDRKYANGSIGTVIEFEHSTEYPVVQFKNGNTVTMSPDTWELRDGDKKRASITQIPLRLAWAITVHKSQGMTLDAAQIDLRKAFVEGMGYVALSRVKNLDNLYLLGINRMALAVSEDAQAIDSQLRDRAKADTVKFGHLDEKAKTRKMTPSKNKKAESSGWSEKIAKMRETYPNAYRPWQQTDDDLLRQEFQNGTTVKELSGKLGRHEGSIVMRLQKHFGEDSVTL; translated from the coding sequence ATGAACCAGGGACTTGCGCTTGAGATAATGCTTTCGGGGGAGAGTGTGCTGCTAACTGGCCCTGCTGGGGCGGGTAAAACATTTGTATTAAATCAATTTATCCGGCTTGCTAAGGCTGAAGGTAAGCACGTATCGGTAACGGCGACAACTGGCCTTGCAGCAACGCACCTTGGTGGTACTACTATTCATTCGTGGGCGGGGATTGGTGTTTCGGACTATTTGCCACAAGGTTTTGCTGAGCATCTTTCAAAGGGCCGATTCGAAATTATCGAAAAGACCGACGTGCTTATTATTGATGAGATCTCAATGCTGCACGATTACCGTCTTGATATGATCGACGAAGCATGTCGTTTAGTCCGCCGTAAAGATGTGCCATTTGGTGGAATCCAGCTTATTATGAGTGGTGATTTTTTTCAGTTACCACCGATTAATAGGGGAGATTCACGTGCGGGTGGTTTTGTTGTTCACAGTAATGTGTGGCGTGAGCTCGATCCGACCGTTTGCTATTTACAGGAACAGCACCGTCAGGACGATGAAATGCTACTCGAAATTTTGAATGCCCTGCGTGACGGAGATATTAGGCGACATCATGCCGAAAAACTATTGGCTCGTGTAGACCAACAGCCACCTGAAGATGCGCAACTAACTGAACTCCATACAGTTAATATTGATGTGGATCGCATAAATGAAGCACGACTTGATGAACTGCCTGGCGATGAGCTATTTTACACCGAAACCACTACTGGATCGGATAACTATGTTGAGAACCTTCAGCGCTCAGTATTAGCACCTGAAGTGTTGCGCTTGAAGCAGGGCGCACTTGTAATAGCGGTTAAAAACGCAAGCGATCGTAAATATGCCAATGGCAGTATTGGTACGGTTATCGAGTTCGAACACAGTACTGAATATCCAGTGGTGCAGTTTAAGAACGGTAATACGGTCACTATGTCACCTGATACCTGGGAGCTTCGCGATGGTGATAAAAAACGAGCGAGTATTACCCAAATTCCACTTCGACTTGCATGGGCGATCACTGTCCATAAGAGTCAGGGTATGACACTGGATGCTGCGCAGATTGATCTTCGCAAGGCCTTTGTCGAGGGCATGGGCTACGTAGCACTTAGCCGTGTTAAAAACCTCGATAATTTATATCTTCTTGGCATCAATCGCATGGCGCTCGCTGTGAGTGAGGATGCACAGGCAATTGATAGCCAACTACGCGATAGGGCAAAAGCGGATACGGTGAAATTCGGGCATTTGGACGAAAAAGCAAAAACTCGTAAAATGACCCCTTCGAAAAACAAAAAAGCTGAAAGTAGTGGGTGGTCTGAGAAAATAGCTAAGATGCGTGAGACTTACCCAAACGCATATCGCCCATGGCAACAAACCGACGATGACTTATTAAGACAAGAATTTCAAAACGGCACGACTGTGAAGGAATTGAGTGGAAAGCTCGGACGACATGAGGGAAGTATCGTCATGCGATTGCAAAAGCATTTTGGTGAAGATAGTGTAACACTTTAA
- a CDS encoding type II toxin-antitoxin system death-on-curing family toxin, whose product MSYIHLTLEEILQLHFRVVEDFGGSHGVRDEKRLMSVVAAPQQEVFGQEQYPSLHTKAAVYLRNVIGDHPFSDGNKRTALTICGVFLARNGKPIVADPKKLEEFTVQIAVEHLDIETIAKWLKSHSA is encoded by the coding sequence ATGAGCTATATACATCTCACATTAGAAGAAATACTGCAACTGCACTTTCGAGTCGTTGAAGATTTCGGTGGTTCACATGGCGTTCGTGATGAAAAACGTCTTATGTCGGTTGTTGCGGCACCTCAGCAAGAAGTATTTGGACAAGAACAGTATCCTTCCCTTCACACAAAGGCGGCTGTCTATTTAAGGAATGTCATCGGTGATCATCCATTTAGCGATGGCAATAAGAGAACTGCGCTTACTATATGCGGTGTCTTCTTGGCGCGCAATGGTAAGCCTATAGTAGCCGACCCTAAGAAGCTCGAAGAATTTACCGTACAAATCGCCGTTGAACATCTTGACATCGAAACTATAGCGAAATGGCTCAAATCCCATAGTGCATAA
- a CDS encoding LssY C-terminal domain-containing protein — protein MIGTLLRLLWRAFVGIVAAGLAYETVFLFYPYLRHHMPFLVDIILLYLLTAYFGIPFLVRLWHLVLRPRHLPLYVTSADGWSSDPINIAIVCKSQAQLMRAMQKSGWYPADKATPKNTLRLAYAILLRQPYPTAPFSKLYLFGRSQDIGYQIQTGMPPTPRHRHHIRFWQLLPDDQEKPHQHVTFWQNIFSLFSSRKQQIWIGAATHDVGPFALRVRNLQMTHKIDEHTDSERDFVIKSLKDANLIHNRETIPAGEPIKFRGQTFGVNIITDGTLQVIELK, from the coding sequence ATGATTGGTACTCTCCTCCGTCTCCTCTGGCGCGCGTTCGTCGGCATTGTTGCTGCGGGCCTTGCCTATGAAACAGTTTTTCTGTTTTACCCCTATCTTCGCCACCATATGCCATTTTTGGTTGATATCATTTTGCTCTATCTTTTAACAGCATACTTTGGCATTCCGTTTTTAGTACGCTTATGGCACCTTGTACTTCGTCCAAGACACCTCCCTCTTTATGTCACAAGTGCCGATGGGTGGTCAAGTGACCCAATTAATATTGCTATCGTCTGCAAAAGCCAAGCTCAACTTATGCGCGCCATGCAAAAATCTGGATGGTATCCAGCGGATAAAGCAACGCCAAAAAATACGCTACGACTAGCCTATGCCATATTGCTACGTCAACCGTACCCTACTGCACCTTTTAGTAAGCTATACCTATTCGGTCGGTCGCAAGACATTGGATATCAAATACAGACCGGCATGCCACCAACGCCTCGACATCGACACCATATCCGATTTTGGCAACTACTTCCAGACGACCAAGAAAAACCTCATCAGCATGTCACCTTTTGGCAAAATATCTTTTCACTCTTCTCAAGCAGGAAACAACAAATCTGGATTGGCGCAGCCACTCACGATGTAGGTCCATTCGCCCTTCGCGTTCGTAATTTACAGATGACTCATAAAATTGATGAGCACACTGATAGTGAGCGAGATTTTGTCATCAAATCATTAAAAGATGCCAATCTCATTCATAACCGCGAGACAATCCCTGCGGGTGAGCCCATCAAGTTTCGGGGTCAAACATTTGGTGTCAATATTATTACCGACGGAACACTACAGGTTATTGAGCTTAAGTAG
- a CDS encoding glycoside hydrolase family 1 protein gives MQKKLSLRFPKKFLWGAAISAHQVEGGTHNQWSVWELENAKTLAAQAEYHYGQLDSWTQTEMEAKNPNNYVSGAAVDHYSLYRDDFDLLKKMNMNAFRFSIEWSRVEPQEGAWNVEAVEHYKQYAAELRKRGIEPVVTLFHFSLPVWFSALGGFEKRSNVRYFVRFAEKIVRELGTNVRLILTINEADIYARNSYLIGEWPPNVTSRYRYWRVINNLAYAHNKAAQVIHSINRRYRVSVAHNSSYVYAGDNALLSRKYADYLQYTKDDYFLHKVVKQCDFLGINYYTSDRVYGYRVHNPDEDVSDLGWDLSPATIQFALERLHEKYHLPIIITENGLADGQDKQRQRWITQTLIGMQKAIDNGVKLEGYLYWSLLDNFEWDKGFWPRFGLAAVNPKTLERSLRPSAVWFGKIIKHLRTEVK, from the coding sequence ATGCAGAAAAAACTCAGTTTACGGTTTCCTAAGAAATTTTTATGGGGAGCTGCGATAAGCGCACACCAGGTAGAAGGTGGTACGCACAACCAATGGTCCGTATGGGAGCTTGAAAATGCTAAAACTCTGGCAGCGCAGGCTGAGTATCATTACGGTCAGCTAGATTCATGGACGCAGACAGAGATGGAAGCAAAAAATCCCAACAACTACGTTTCTGGTGCAGCAGTTGATCACTATAGTTTGTATCGGGATGATTTTGACTTGCTTAAAAAAATGAACATGAACGCTTTTCGGTTTAGTATCGAGTGGTCACGCGTTGAACCACAAGAAGGCGCATGGAATGTTGAGGCTGTAGAGCACTATAAGCAATACGCAGCTGAACTGCGAAAGCGGGGGATTGAACCTGTTGTGACACTTTTTCACTTTAGCTTGCCTGTATGGTTTAGTGCCCTCGGTGGTTTTGAAAAGCGTTCAAACGTACGATACTTTGTTCGTTTTGCAGAAAAAATAGTGCGTGAACTTGGCACTAACGTACGACTCATCCTAACTATTAACGAGGCAGATATCTATGCTCGTAATAGCTACCTGATAGGCGAGTGGCCGCCAAATGTAACGAGTCGATACCGCTATTGGCGTGTGATAAACAATCTTGCGTACGCACACAATAAGGCAGCGCAAGTGATTCATAGTATCAATCGTCGATATAGGGTATCAGTGGCGCATAACTCATCGTACGTGTATGCCGGGGATAACGCACTACTTAGCCGTAAGTATGCCGATTATCTACAGTACACAAAAGATGATTATTTTTTGCATAAGGTTGTAAAGCAGTGCGACTTTTTGGGTATCAACTATTATACTAGTGATCGTGTCTACGGCTATCGGGTTCATAACCCCGACGAAGATGTGAGTGATCTGGGCTGGGATTTAAGTCCGGCTACGATTCAGTTTGCTCTAGAGCGCCTGCACGAGAAATATCATCTACCCATCATCATTACTGAGAATGGCCTTGCGGATGGTCAAGACAAACAACGACAGCGGTGGATAACACAGACACTTATCGGTATGCAAAAAGCCATTGATAACGGGGTGAAGCTTGAGGGCTATTTATATTGGAGCCTGCTTGATAATTTTGAGTGGGACAAAGGCTTTTGGCCACGGTTTGGTCTTGCAGCTGTTAACCCTAAAACATTGGAGAGGTCCCTTCGTCCAAGTGCAGTCTGGTTTGGCAAAATAATTAAACACTTACGTACAGAGGTAAAGTAA
- a CDS encoding gluconeogenesis factor YvcK family protein: protein MNDPFPKNDIKIAVIGGGTGSFTLLKSLKDYTNSIAALVNMADDGGSTGVLRDELGTLPPGDVRQCLVALSDSPKVRDLFNYRFEEGTFQGHAFGNLLISALEKMTGSFSEAVETASEILRVNGVVVPATLDNVRLKMEWSEISVVLQGERVIDAEYFEHDPRKATISLVPNAVANPTALQAIEQADLVIIAPGDLYTSLGPLLVIDGVGEALRKSKAVAVYVSNLVTKQGQTEGFSVADHADEIERFAGGPFLDYVLYNKQVPDKELAARYEAENAYLVEENLAQLGKKHYKAVSGEFLGPVAAAHKADSLPVTRSLIRHDSVAVASALIGLYNSLNVH, encoded by the coding sequence ATGAACGACCCATTTCCTAAAAATGATATCAAGATTGCGGTAATTGGTGGTGGAACGGGGAGCTTCACTCTTTTGAAAAGCCTTAAGGACTACACGAATTCCATCGCAGCGCTGGTTAATATGGCGGATGATGGTGGTAGTACCGGTGTTCTGCGTGACGAGCTGGGCACATTGCCGCCAGGTGATGTGCGTCAGTGCTTAGTTGCTTTAAGTGATTCTCCAAAAGTGCGTGATCTATTTAATTATCGTTTTGAAGAAGGTACGTTTCAGGGGCATGCGTTTGGAAACCTGCTTATTAGTGCTCTCGAAAAAATGACTGGTAGTTTTTCAGAAGCTGTCGAGACCGCCTCTGAAATTTTGCGTGTGAACGGTGTCGTTGTTCCCGCCACGCTCGATAACGTGCGTCTCAAAATGGAGTGGTCCGAAATAAGCGTTGTACTACAAGGCGAACGCGTGATCGATGCTGAATACTTTGAACATGACCCTCGTAAGGCAACGATTTCACTTGTACCGAACGCTGTGGCTAATCCTACTGCACTTCAGGCAATCGAACAGGCTGACCTTGTTATTATTGCTCCGGGTGATCTATACACCTCACTCGGTCCACTGCTCGTAATCGATGGTGTGGGCGAAGCCCTACGGAAAAGCAAAGCAGTAGCCGTGTATGTTTCAAACTTGGTTACTAAACAAGGCCAGACCGAAGGCTTTTCTGTGGCTGATCATGCAGATGAGATCGAACGTTTTGCTGGTGGTCCATTCCTTGATTATGTACTGTATAACAAACAGGTACCAGATAAAGAGCTGGCTGCGCGCTACGAAGCGGAAAATGCCTACTTGGTAGAAGAGAATCTGGCACAGCTAGGTAAGAAGCATTATAAGGCTGTAAGTGGTGAATTTTTGGGTCCTGTGGCAGCTGCTCATAAAGCAGACAGCTTGCCGGTTACACGCTCCCTGATTCGTCATGACTCCGTAGCGGTTGCGAGTGCCCTCATTGGCCTATATAATAGCCTCAATGTACACTAA